A genome region from Perca fluviatilis chromosome 20, GENO_Pfluv_1.0, whole genome shotgun sequence includes the following:
- the wdr32 gene encoding DDB1- and CUL4-associated factor 10 gives MSSEHQSNSEDADGSQQDRPNSREEDPDIDDSDVEDDIASRVSPSPPGSSGNRPERCGNRPERSARSPASEEREPRSEPAAVPQIGSGEVSSTDIRRGNSLFSWLQSRTIRRGVFVDPARENFRTMTNLYCSMNPAAESVNLSTQTHGAVFNLEYSPDGSVLTVACEQTEVLLFDPISSRHIKTLTEAHEDCVNNIRFLDNRLFATCSDDTTIALWDLRKLNSKVCSLHGHASWVKNIEYDTNTRLLVTSGFDGNVITWDTNRFTEDGCPHKKFFHTRYLMRMRLTPDCSKMLISTSSGYLLILHDLDLTQSLEVGSYRMLRARRTPLSSDGGTSASRSAGTPRQGNDSSKIHPPREGLSPRNSLEVLTPEIPGERDRGNCITSLQLHPKGWATLIRCSSNMDDQEWTCVYEFQEGAPTRPLVSPRCSLRLTHYIEEANVGRGYIKELCFSPDGRLICSPYGYGVRLLAFDENCGELVDCMPVQTSCLREIRSIYSHSDVVLTTKFSPTHCQLASGCLSGRVALYQPKF, from the exons ATGAGCTCGGAGCACCAGAGCAACAGCGAGGACGCTGATGGCTCGCAGCAGGACAGGCCCaacagcagagaggaggacCCTGACATCGACGACTCAGACGTGGAAGATGACATCGCATCGAGGGTTTCTCCCTCGCCGCCGGGGAGCAGCGGGAACAGGCCGGAGCGCTGCGGGAACAGGCCGGAGCGCAGCGCGAGGTCTCCGGCGTCGGAGGAGCGAGAGCCCCGCTCCGAACCGGCCGCCGTGCCGCAGATAGGGAGCGGCGAGGTCTCCAGCACCGACATCCGCAGGGGGAATAGCCTGTTTTCCTGGCTTCAGAGCAGGACTATAAGACGAGGGGTGTTTGTGGACCCGGCTAGGGAAAACTTCAGGACAATGACCAATTTATACTGCTCTATGAATCCGGCTGCGGAGTCTGTCAACCTGAGCACTCAGACCCATGGAGCGGTGTTCAACCTGGAGTACTCCCCGGATGG GTCTGTGCTGACTGTGGCCTGCGAGCAGACTGAGGTCCTGCTGTTTGATCCCATCTCATCCAGACACATCAAAACCCTGACGGAGGCCCACGAGGACTGCGTCAACAACATAAG GTTTTTGGACAATCGTTTGTTTGCCACCTGCTCCGACGACACCACAATTGCACTATGGGATCTCCGTAAGCTGAATTCAAAGGTTTGCTCGTTGCACGGCCACGCCAGCTGGGTGAAGAACATCGAGTACGACACCAACACTCGTCTCCTCGTCACGTCTGGCTTCGACGGCAACGTCATCACGTGGGACacaaacag GTTTACAGAGGACGGCTGCCCGCACAAAAAGTTCTTCCACACCCGTTACCTAATGAGGATGCGTCTCACACCCGACTGTTCCAAGATGCTCATCTCCACTTCTTCAGGGTATCTGCTCATCCTTCACGACCTGGACCTCACCCAGTCCCTGGAGGTGGGCAGCTACCGCATGCTGCGAGCGCGACGGACACCCCTCAGCTCAG ATGGAGGCACGTCAGCGTCCAGGTCAGCTGGAACTCCTCGCCAGGGAAACGACTCCAGCAAGATCCACCCTCCTAGAGAAG GTCTTTCTCCCAGGAACAGCCTGGAGGTTTTGACTCCAGAGATCCCCGGAGAGAGGGACCGAGGGAACTGCATCACCTCCCTGCAGCTCCATCCCAAAGGCTGGGCCACGCTCATCCGCTGCTCCAGCAACATGGACGACCAGGAG TGGACGTGTGTGTATGAGTTCCAGGAGGGCGCGCCCACCCGCCCGCTGGTCTCACCCCGCTGTTCCCTCCGCCTCACCCACTACATCGAGGAGGCCAACGTTGGCCGGGGCTACATCAAGGAGTTGTGTTTCAGCCCGGACGGACGACTCATCTGCTCCCCGTACGGCTACGGCGTCCGCCTGCTGGCCTTCGACGAGAACTGCGGCGAGCTGGTGGACTGCATGCCCGTCCAGACCAGCTGCCTCAGGGAGATCCGCTCCATCTACTCGCACAGCGACGTGGTGCTCACCACCAAGTTCTCCCCGACGCACTGCCAGCTGGCCTCGGGCTGCCTCAGTGGACGCGTCGCCCTTTACCAGCCCAAGTTTTAG
- the hhipl2 gene encoding HHIP-like protein 2: MLLVPVQPASAHPQCLDFEPPFKPSWHLEFCTQYEQFGCCDQKTDNLIAERYWDIIDQLEAAGHELCADTVKEIMCQECSPYAAHLYDAEDPYTPVRELPGLCFGYCSEFHGKCRHVVKYLTGNQLLWDTSGRDVSTFCSMVDLSDQDYCYPNVLKSPDLNSNLGQVAEDPRGCLQVCLTEVANNLRNPVLMLHSGDGTHRMFVAEQVGFVWVYLRDGSRLEQPFLDMSGEVMTTPWLGDERGFLGMAFHPKYRDNGRFFIYYSIQVNSELEKVRVSEMKVSAHDMNVADLYSERAILEIEEPAANHNGGQLLFGLDGYLYIFTGDGGKAGDPFGKYGNAQNKSALLGKVLRIDVDVSDSRGKQYRIPADNPFLHEQDARPEVYAYGVRNMWRCSVDRGDPVSRYGRGRIFCGDVGQNRYEEIDIIVKGGNYGWRAKEGFECYDVKMCHNSTLNDILPVFAYSHHVGKSVTGGYVYRGCESPNLNGMYIFGDFMSGRILALEEDKTTGSWKERSVCMGETKTCSFPGLINHHHKFIISFAEDEAGELYFLATAYPSTMSPFGTVFKFMDPSRRAPPGKCKQKPLSVKVRGKKIPFVPRERKSPQFTVCISGVCSYQRSHLT, encoded by the exons ATGTTACTCGTGCCGGTCCAGCCAGCATCAGCTCATCCTCAGTGCCTGGACTTTGAGCCACCTTTCAAACCTTCATGGCACCTGGAGTTTTGCACTCAGTACGAGCAGTTTGGCTGCTGCGATCAGAAAACGGACAACTTGATCGCGGAGAGATACTGGGACATTATTGACCAGTTGGAAGCGGCGGGTCATGAGCTCTGTGCAGACACGGTGAAGGAAATCATGTGCCAg GAGTGCTCTCCATATGCCGCCCACCTCTATGATGCCGAGGACCCGTACACACCCGTCAGAGAGCTACCTGGCCTTTGCTTCGGCTACTGCTCGGAGTTTCATGGCAAATGTCGCCATGTGGTGAAATATTTAACTGGGAACCAGCTGCTGTGGGACACATCTGGGCGAGATGTGTCCACGTTCTGCAGCATGGTCGACTTGTCCGACCAGGACTACTGCTACCCCAACGTTTTGAAGAGCCCTGACCTGAACAGCAACCTGGGGCAGGTGGCGGAGGACCCCCGAGGGTGTCTCCAGGTGTGCCTCACAGAGGTGGCCAACAACCTCAGGAACCCCGTGTTGATGCTTCACAGCGGCGACGGCACACATCGCATGTTCGTCGCCGAGCAGGTGGGCTTTGTGTGGGTTTACCTGCGGGACGGCAGCCGGCTGGAGCAGCCCTTCCTGGACATGAGCGGCGAGGTGATGACCACGCCCTGGCTGGGGGATGAGAGGGGCTTCCTGGGCATGGCCTTCCACCCCAAGTACCGGGACAACGGACGCTTCTTCATCTACTACTCCATCCAGGTCAACAGCGAGCTGGAGAAAGTTAGAGTCAGTGAGATGAAGGTGTCCGCCCACGATATGAACGTGGCTGATCTTTACTCCGAGAG GGCTATTCTAGAGATCGAGGAGCCAGCCGCAAACCACAATGGAGGCCAGCTGCTGTTTGGTCTCGATGGATATCTGTACATCTTCACAGGAGATGGTGGAAAAGCTGGAGATCCGTTTGGGAAGTATGGCAACGCACAAAACAA GAGTGCTCTGTTGGGAAAGGTTCTCCGCATTGATGTAGATGTAAGTGACTCCAGAGGGAAGCAGTACAGGATTCCAGCTGATAACCCATTCCTCCATGAACAAGATGCCCGGCCAGAGGTGTACGCATATGGGGTCAGAAACATGTGGCGATGCTCCGTGGACCGCGGGGACCCGGTCAGCCGATATGGCAGGGGCAGGATATTCTGTGGAGACGTGGGCCAAAACCGCTATGAGGAAATAGACATTATTGTGAAAGGAGGAAACTACGGATGGAGAGCCAAAGAGGGCTTTGAGTGCTATGATGTGAAAATGTGCCACAACTCCACCTTga ATGACATCCTCCCTGTATTTGCATACAGCCATCATGTTGGGAAGTCTGTGACAGGGGGATATGTGTACAGAGGATGTGAATCCCCCAATCTGAACGGCATGTACATATTTGGAGACTTTATGAGTGG GCGAATCCTGGCGTTAGAGGAAGATAAGACAACAGGAAGCTGGAAGGAGAGGAGTGTGTGCATGGGTGAAACCAAGACGTGCTCATTTCCCGGACTCATCAACCATCACCACAAGTTCATCATCTCGTTCGCTGAAGATGAAGCAG gggaACTATATTTTTTAGCCACGGCGTACCCAAGTactatgtctccttttggaACTGTTTTCAAATTCATGGACCCCTCCAG GAGAGCCCCTCCAGGGAAATGTAAGCAGAAGCCGCTGTCGGTCAAAGTGAGGGGGAAAAAGATTCCTTTTGTGCCCAGGGAACGTAAGTCACCTCAGTTTACCGTTTGCATTTCCGGGGTGTGTTCATACCAGAGAAGCCATTTGACATGA